From Spiroplasma monobiae MQ-1, a single genomic window includes:
- the def gene encoding peptide deformylase, whose translation MKLDLAKDLLQNEIPTNKWLWKDTQPEVIRNKSVDVELPLNKENELVMNKLIDFVRYSQDPSLNKKENEDYLRPAVGLAAPQIGSNTNMFFARFEWDIEGNDVEEFAMVNAKIVAKSDQIGCLSDGEGCLSVDKDHKGIVPRSYKIQVKGYDWLTKEEVDLTLRGYHAIVFQHELEHNQGQLYYDRINEQEPNFKDESWIVI comes from the coding sequence ATGAAATTAGATTTAGCAAAAGACTTATTACAAAATGAGATTCCAACTAATAAATGACTTTGAAAAGATACTCAACCAGAGGTCATTAGAAACAAATCTGTTGATGTTGAATTACCATTGAACAAAGAAAATGAACTAGTAATGAATAAATTAATTGACTTTGTAAGATATAGTCAAGATCCAAGTTTGAATAAGAAAGAAAATGAAGACTATTTAAGACCCGCAGTTGGTCTTGCAGCTCCTCAAATTGGAAGCAATACAAATATGTTCTTTGCAAGATTTGAATGAGATATTGAAGGAAATGATGTTGAAGAGTTTGCCATGGTTAATGCAAAGATTGTAGCAAAAAGTGATCAAATAGGTTGTTTGAGTGATGGTGAGGGTTGTTTGAGTGTGGACAAAGACCATAAAGGTATAGTTCCTAGAAGTTATAAAATACAAGTTAAGGGTTATGACTGATTAACAAAAGAAGAAGTTGATTTAACTTTAAGAGGATACCACGCAATTGTCTTCCAGCACGAATTAGAGCACAACCAAGGACAACTTTACTATGACAGAATCAATGAACAAGAGCCAAACTTTAAAGATGAAAGTTGAATAGTTATATAA
- a CDS encoding ribonuclease J: protein MEDKKQESLQQVKSVVADLENKIEIKKLADNINPPKKKLPQAPFPTKVFALGGLEEVGKNTYCIEYNDEIIMIDAGVKFPDATQLGVSAVIPDFSYLVENNSKLKGLFITHGHEDHIGGIPYLLQQVEVPVIFAPALAAALIRDRLKEYKLQNKTVVKEYKENDVYSTKNFTIQFAAVNHSIPDAFGVHVQTPNGAIFSTGDYKFDWTPLGHDANVQRLASWGNDGIELLMADSTNAEVEGYTIGERKVIQNIDTHFLKSKGRIIIASFASNVHRLQHIIELANKYGRRIVVIGRSIERIIKIIRQMGHLNINDRMFIKPNEIDNFPKNQIMILCTGSQGEPMAALSRISRMEHQTIKIIPGDTVIMSSSPIPGNRADVENVINKLTRIGANVIENGADNKIHTSGHASQEEQKLLFTLLKPRCFMPMHGEYRMLKIHGETATKVNVKPQNVFVVANGDQIELHNGVGQVGKRVPAEAVFIDGKDMTGKASNVIRERNILSKDGLMAVIISIDSQANKLSAPPRIVSRGSFYVRDSGNVIAESINIVTKAVQEVLNSQKPTFGAIKNAIKESLSPFIFRYKRRNPLIIPVILNKKAEVK from the coding sequence ATGGAAGACAAAAAACAAGAGTCTCTACAACAGGTAAAAAGCGTAGTTGCAGATTTAGAAAATAAAATTGAGATTAAAAAATTGGCTGATAACATTAATCCGCCAAAGAAAAAATTACCACAAGCACCCTTTCCTACTAAAGTTTTTGCTTTAGGTGGATTAGAAGAGGTTGGTAAAAATACTTATTGTATCGAATATAATGACGAAATCATAATGATAGATGCTGGAGTTAAGTTCCCTGATGCTACACAATTAGGTGTAAGTGCAGTTATTCCTGACTTTAGTTATTTAGTAGAAAATAATTCAAAATTAAAAGGATTGTTTATTACACATGGTCACGAAGACCACATTGGAGGTATTCCATATCTACTTCAACAAGTTGAAGTACCAGTAATTTTTGCACCAGCTTTAGCTGCAGCTTTAATTAGAGATAGATTAAAAGAATACAAATTACAAAATAAAACAGTAGTTAAAGAATATAAAGAAAATGATGTATATTCAACAAAAAACTTTACTATACAGTTTGCAGCAGTAAACCACTCAATACCAGATGCATTTGGAGTTCACGTTCAAACACCTAATGGTGCGATCTTTTCAACAGGAGATTATAAGTTTGACTGAACACCTTTAGGTCATGATGCTAACGTTCAAAGATTAGCATCATGAGGTAATGATGGTATTGAATTGTTAATGGCTGACTCAACTAATGCAGAAGTAGAAGGATATACAATTGGTGAAAGAAAAGTTATTCAAAATATTGATACACATTTCTTAAAATCAAAAGGAAGAATTATTATTGCTTCTTTTGCATCAAATGTTCACAGATTACAACACATTATTGAATTAGCCAACAAATACGGTAGAAGAATTGTTGTTATTGGTAGAAGTATTGAAAGAATTATTAAAATAATTAGACAAATGGGTCACTTAAATATTAATGACAGAATGTTTATTAAACCAAATGAAATTGATAACTTCCCAAAAAATCAAATAATGATTTTATGTACAGGAAGTCAAGGAGAACCAATGGCTGCCCTATCTAGAATTTCTAGAATGGAACACCAAACAATTAAAATAATTCCAGGAGATACTGTAATTATGTCTTCATCACCTATTCCAGGTAATAGAGCTGATGTAGAAAATGTAATTAATAAATTAACAAGAATTGGTGCTAATGTAATTGAAAATGGTGCTGATAACAAAATTCATACTTCTGGACACGCAAGCCAAGAAGAACAAAAATTATTATTCACTTTATTAAAACCAAGATGTTTTATGCCTATGCATGGTGAATATAGGATGTTAAAAATTCACGGTGAAACAGCAACAAAAGTTAATGTTAAACCACAAAATGTCTTTGTTGTTGCAAACGGAGATCAAATCGAATTACACAATGGAGTTGGACAAGTGGGAAAAAGAGTTCCTGCCGAAGCAGTCTTCATTGATGGAAAAGATATGACAGGAAAAGCAAGTAATGTTATTAGAGAGAGAAATATTTTAAGTAAGGACGGACTTATGGCTGTAATTATTTCAATAGATTCTCAAGCAAATAAACTTTCTGCACCTCCTAGAATTGTTTCTAGAGGTAGTTTCTATGTAAGAGACAGTGGAAATGTTATTGCTGAATCAATAAACATTGTAACAAAGGCAGTACAAGAAGTTCTTAACTCACAAAAGCCCACTTTTGGAGCAATAAAGAATGCAATTAAGGAATCGTTATCGCCTTTCATCTTTAGATACAAAAGAAGAAACCCTTTAATTATTCCAGTTATTTTAAATAAAAAAGCAGAGGTTAAATAA
- a CDS encoding APC family permease produces MKTKKEQLGLFSIIWIGFTFIAGITFTASFGQIVLAKDGSGVGINIIWIFVLEGFIAFMCAWAFAKLVKYHPQANGGGSQYVRTAFGKFWGLLMGFFNYSVIPVIGMALIVTMVRANFDSEMWGRWSNLYLDLIGFALYIFAATIIFFGIKKYKYVGLIIGYLTWGITLLLMIFGLTAGFMNLEVNSDPFRPYLDATLDLPGFTKAFTTCFFAFGGIETFITTGKNIKNRSRNMPIAIIVIMIATTAFYIIFSTITMFAVAGGSFESNPNTQLFPEGNFLRTFGPVLIIICTILMRFNSSLQITMFGGSTLEPLSSQGYISPKFKKENKENIPVAGVFATIGLFIICATIFLFIPDIIQGITGEESPLNYATIASCASLLLIAIYGTIIPTVIVQGVRKNVKVQIWEYIGWIVTGLFLLFVFGAYVWTSLLNPFVKPNPDQAKQIQAVVSSVFQILYVTGVVVWAVIQYHLYYKPKMAKMDSNSERAKEIAEYENFFRLLSTDEMEKIALQQAKEDEEYKQYKLQIKAEKTKNKAVSK; encoded by the coding sequence ATGAAAACTAAAAAAGAACAGTTAGGCCTATTTTCAATAATTTGAATTGGGTTCACATTTATAGCTGGTATAACATTTACTGCCAGTTTTGGACAAATAGTTCTTGCAAAAGATGGAAGTGGTGTTGGAATTAACATCATCTGAATATTTGTACTTGAGGGATTTATAGCCTTCATGTGTGCTTGAGCATTTGCGAAATTAGTTAAATATCACCCACAAGCAAATGGTGGAGGGAGCCAATACGTTAGAACTGCATTTGGTAAGTTCTGAGGATTGCTAATGGGATTCTTTAACTATTCAGTTATTCCAGTAATTGGGATGGCTTTGATTGTAACAATGGTTAGAGCAAACTTTGATAGCGAAATGTGAGGTCGTTGAAGTAATTTATACCTAGATTTAATTGGATTTGCATTATATATATTTGCAGCAACAATTATATTCTTTGGTATAAAAAAATATAAATATGTTGGATTAATAATTGGTTACCTAACATGGGGTATCACATTGTTATTAATGATATTTGGTTTAACAGCAGGATTTATGAATTTAGAAGTAAATTCAGATCCATTTAGACCTTATTTAGATGCAACATTAGATTTACCTGGATTTACAAAAGCATTTACAACTTGTTTCTTTGCTTTTGGTGGTATCGAAACATTCATAACTACAGGTAAAAACATTAAAAATAGATCTAGAAACATGCCTATAGCAATTATTGTAATTATGATAGCAACAACAGCTTTCTACATTATATTTTCAACAATAACAATGTTTGCTGTTGCTGGTGGTTCATTTGAATCAAATCCAAATACACAATTATTTCCAGAAGGTAATTTCTTAAGAACATTTGGTCCAGTATTGATTATTATTTGTACAATCTTAATGAGATTTAATTCTTCATTACAAATTACAATGTTCGGTGGTTCAACTCTTGAACCACTATCAAGTCAAGGATATATTTCTCCAAAATTCAAAAAAGAAAATAAAGAAAACATCCCAGTTGCTGGTGTATTTGCAACTATAGGTTTATTTATAATTTGTGCAACTATATTCTTGTTTATTCCAGATATCATTCAAGGAATAACTGGAGAGGAATCTCCGTTAAATTATGCGACAATTGCTAGTTGTGCTTCATTATTGTTAATAGCAATATATGGGACAATTATTCCAACTGTTATTGTTCAAGGAGTTAGAAAAAATGTTAAAGTTCAAATATGAGAATACATAGGTTGAATCGTAACTGGCTTATTCCTGTTGTTTGTATTTGGGGCATACGTGTGAACTTCATTGTTAAACCCATTTGTAAAACCAAATCCAGATCAAGCCAAACAAATACAAGCAGTTGTAAGTAGTGTATTCCAAATATTATACGTTACAGGAGTTGTGGTATGAGCAGTAATACAATATCACTTATACTACAAACCGAAAATGGCTAAAATGGATTCAAATTCTGAAAGAGCAAAAGAAATTGCTGAATATGAAAATTTCTTTAGACTTCTAAGTACTGATGAAATGGAAAAAATTGCTTTACAACAAGCAAAAGAAGATGAAGAATATAAGCAGTATAAACTTCAAATCAAGGCTGAAAAAACTAAAAATAAAGCAGTTTCAAAATAG
- a CDS encoding phosphoglycerate kinase, producing the protein MKKTLNDIQVSGKTVLVRVDFNVPLKDGVITDDNRIRAALPTINHLIENGAKIVLFSHLSRIKEESDKAKKTLAPVAKKLEELSGKSVKFVPQTRGEELESAIGSLNEGEILLFENTRFEDVQNGEVVKFESKNDAELGKYWAGLGDVFVNDAFGTAHRAHASNVGIASNIAESCVGFLVQKELEMLAKGIDKPEHPFVAIIGGAKVSDKIGVIDNLLEKADKIIIGGGMAYTFFKAQGHSIGKSLCEEDKVSLAKEYLEKANGKIILPIDSANNTDFKDTEPTISGVDLPEDVMGLDIGPKSIELFEDILKDAKTVAWNGPMGVFEFEHYNKGTLAVCEAIANLKDSFTLIGGGDSAAAAIQLGFKEKFTHISTGGGASLEYMEGKTLPGVEAIQNK; encoded by the coding sequence ATGAAAAAAACATTAAATGATATTCAAGTATCTGGAAAAACTGTTCTTGTTAGAGTTGACTTTAACGTTCCATTAAAAGATGGAGTTATAACAGACGATAACCGTATTAGAGCGGCACTACCAACTATTAACCACTTAATTGAAAATGGTGCAAAAATTGTATTATTCTCACACTTAAGTAGAATTAAAGAAGAAAGTGACAAAGCTAAAAAAACTTTAGCACCAGTTGCTAAAAAATTAGAAGAATTATCAGGAAAATCAGTTAAATTTGTTCCTCAAACAAGAGGAGAAGAATTAGAATCAGCAATTGGTTCATTAAATGAAGGAGAAATACTTTTATTTGAAAACACACGTTTTGAAGATGTTCAAAACGGAGAAGTTGTTAAATTTGAATCTAAAAATGATGCTGAATTAGGAAAATACTGAGCTGGATTAGGAGATGTATTCGTAAATGATGCATTTGGTACAGCACACAGAGCTCATGCTTCAAATGTTGGAATCGCATCAAACATAGCTGAAAGTTGTGTGGGATTCCTAGTTCAAAAAGAATTAGAAATGTTAGCAAAAGGAATTGACAAACCAGAACACCCATTTGTTGCCATCATTGGTGGAGCAAAAGTGTCTGATAAAATTGGAGTTATTGATAACCTATTGGAAAAAGCTGACAAAATTATTATTGGTGGAGGAATGGCATATACATTCTTTAAAGCACAAGGTCACAGTATTGGTAAATCATTATGTGAAGAAGATAAAGTTTCACTAGCAAAAGAATACTTGGAAAAAGCTAATGGAAAAATCATCTTACCAATTGACTCAGCAAACAACACTGACTTTAAAGATACAGAACCAACAATTTCTGGTGTAGATTTACCAGAAGATGTAATGGGATTAGATATTGGTCCTAAATCAATAGAATTATTTGAAGATATCTTAAAAGATGCAAAAACAGTAGCTTGAAATGGACCTATGGGAGTGTTTGAATTCGAACACTATAATAAAGGTACTTTAGCTGTTTGTGAAGCTATAGCAAACTTAAAAGACTCATTCACTTTAATTGGTGGTGGAGATTCAGCTGCAGCTGCAATTCAATTAGGATTTAAGGAAAAATTCACACACATTTCAACTGGTGGTGGAGCTTCATTAGAATACATGGAAGGTAAAACTTTACCTGGTGTAGAAGCAATCCAAAATAAATAA
- a CDS encoding type II toxin-antitoxin system antitoxin SocA domain-containing protein: MFFYSKDEFVNYILNVIAKVKKENNIKRVTQIQIQKIIYIVYSYFLLFRQKVANIEFETWRWGPVIYDLWKKHTNYARSDIPITYSKELHLKIESQNKKDNKITYSIVLFLLKLKSWDIVEICHEQTPWKKLYKPSKNNLIKDQDIIRFHNENEDNFFHYIDFMVKNVLK; this comes from the coding sequence ATGTTTTTTTATTCTAAAGATGAATTTGTAAATTACATTTTAAATGTTATTGCTAAAGTAAAAAAAGAAAATAACATAAAAAGAGTCACACAAATTCAAATACAGAAAATAATTTATATAGTTTATAGTTACTTCTTATTATTTAGACAAAAAGTTGCAAACATTGAATTTGAAACTTGAAGATGGGGTCCTGTAATTTATGATTTATGAAAAAAACATACCAATTATGCAAGGTCGGACATACCTATAACCTATTCTAAAGAACTTCATTTAAAAATTGAAAGTCAAAATAAAAAAGATAATAAAATAACATATAGTATTGTTTTATTTCTTTTGAAATTGAAATCTTGAGATATTGTTGAAATATGTCACGAACAAACTCCTTGAAAAAAATTATATAAACCAAGTAAAAATAATTTAATCAAAGATCAAGATATAATAAGGTTTCATAATGAAAATGAGGATAATTTTTTTCATTATATAGATTTTATGGTTAAAAATGTTTTAAAATAA
- the gap gene encoding type I glyceraldehyde-3-phosphate dehydrogenase, producing the protein MKKIAINGFGRIGRLAFRQLFLSKDIEVVAINDLTDSKKLAYLLEFDSAQGKFMSGKVESKEGAIIVDGKEIKILAERDPKNLPWGELGIDLVVECTGFYADKEKSKAHLEAGAKKVIISAPASGDLKTIVFGVNHKTLSAEDTIVSAASCTTNCLSPVAKILDEKFGVVKGLMNTIHAVTNDQRLLDLAHPEDLRRGRAAAWNIVPSKTGAAAAVGKVLPNLNGKLDGLALRVPTITGSIVDLTVELAKNTTVDEINNAIKSAVSSDAELGLALEYCTKEIVSQDVIGSTYGSIFDATLTRVMEVEGKQMVKVFAWYDNENSFTSQFIRTIKHMLSL; encoded by the coding sequence ATGAAAAAAATAGCAATTAACGGATTTGGTAGAATTGGTCGTCTAGCATTTAGACAATTATTCTTATCAAAAGATATCGAAGTTGTAGCAATTAACGACTTAACTGATTCAAAAAAATTAGCTTACTTATTAGAATTCGATTCAGCTCAAGGAAAATTTATGAGCGGAAAAGTTGAATCTAAAGAGGGAGCAATCATTGTTGATGGAAAAGAAATCAAAATCTTAGCAGAAAGAGACCCAAAAAATTTACCATGAGGTGAATTGGGAATTGATCTAGTTGTAGAATGTACAGGTTTCTACGCCGACAAAGAAAAATCAAAAGCTCACTTAGAAGCAGGGGCAAAAAAAGTAATTATTTCAGCACCAGCTTCAGGAGATTTAAAAACAATAGTATTTGGTGTTAACCACAAAACATTATCAGCAGAAGACACAATTGTTTCAGCTGCATCATGTACAACAAACTGTTTATCACCAGTAGCAAAAATCTTAGATGAAAAATTTGGAGTTGTTAAAGGGTTAATGAACACAATTCATGCCGTAACAAATGACCAAAGATTATTAGACTTAGCTCACCCAGAAGACTTACGTCGTGGGCGTGCAGCTGCATGAAACATTGTTCCATCAAAAACTGGAGCAGCAGCAGCAGTTGGTAAAGTATTACCAAACTTAAACGGAAAATTAGATGGATTAGCATTACGTGTTCCAACAATTACAGGTTCAATCGTTGATTTAACTGTTGAGTTAGCAAAAAACACAACAGTTGATGAAATCAACAATGCAATTAAATCAGCTGTTTCAAGTGACGCTGAATTAGGATTAGCATTAGAGTACTGTACAAAAGAAATTGTTTCTCAAGACGTAATTGGATCAACATATGGTTCAATCTTTGATGCAACATTAACAAGAGTTATGGAAGTTGAAGGAAAACAAATGGTTAAAGTATTTGCATGATACGATAACGAAAACTCATTTACTTCTCAATTCATCCGTACAATCAAACACATGTTAAGTTTATAA
- a CDS encoding ATP-binding protein has product MKQLNLSDIKNHISLKELIEKHKITDQILENNMLVINRFLSQYTFCANEEPLEKCTQLIKGVQEVLVYKNNLFYISSKNCKHWIYENKDYKIIKNIVHADYDLQENSQTISEYTKALDISQVSKEMKRLLKEIRDNLVNNSWKGVYIYGDPGAGKTFLMKRLANEYAKKDKKVIFVTVNKLIKIIKDTFNTEEKTDLSRFYDDCLKVDVLILDDIGAEVVSDWSRDEVMFGILNHRLENKKITYFTSNFSISDLQKYYLNKRVTNPEEKKFEMQKALRFTERIKGLSNEFELIGENKRY; this is encoded by the coding sequence ATGAAACAACTTAATTTAAGTGATATAAAAAATCACATCAGCTTAAAAGAACTTATTGAAAAACACAAAATAACAGATCAAATTTTGGAAAATAATATGTTGGTTATCAATAGATTTCTAAGTCAGTATACTTTCTGTGCAAATGAAGAACCTTTAGAAAAGTGCACTCAATTAATTAAAGGTGTTCAAGAGGTTCTTGTTTATAAGAATAACTTATTCTATATTTCAAGTAAAAACTGTAAGCATTGAATATATGAAAACAAGGATTATAAAATAATAAAAAATATAGTTCATGCAGATTACGACTTACAAGAAAATAGCCAAACCATAAGTGAATACACCAAGGCTTTAGACATTTCTCAAGTATCAAAAGAAATGAAAAGATTATTAAAAGAAATTAGAGATAATTTAGTAAACAATTCATGAAAAGGAGTCTATATCTATGGTGATCCAGGAGCTGGTAAAACCTTTTTAATGAAAAGGTTGGCAAATGAATATGCTAAAAAAGATAAGAAAGTCATATTTGTAACTGTAAATAAACTTATTAAAATAATAAAAGATACATTTAATACCGAAGAAAAAACTGACTTATCAAGATTTTATGATGACTGTTTAAAAGTGGATGTTCTAATACTAGATGATATTGGAGCGGAAGTTGTAAGTGATTGAAGTAGAGATGAGGTCATGTTTGGTATTTTAAACCATAGATTAGAAAATAAGAAAATAACATACTTTACATCTAATTTCTCTATTTCAGATCTTCAAAAGTATTACTTAAACAAAAGAGTTACTAATCCAGAAGAGAAAAAATTTGAAATGCAAAAAGCTTTAAGATTTACAGAAAGAATAAAAGGTCTTTCAAATGAATTTGAATTAATTGGAGAAAATAAGAGATATTAG
- a CDS encoding DnaD domain protein, whose protein sequence is MNDFNYRVILKNIVDSSNNKIITYLYQPIMGSKAVSLYYTLINESYILNDFKKITLSDARLSKITGISKTTLAKYFKKLEALGLLRTLENKEKNTIIFNVYSPLEPAEFFENKVFNNALLNKLKKDDYELVRFTFRDEGELSLESGYKDTSSKFADVFGEIENIKVEETTMIKAKPKRTNALLKGLDYIQLIESLETEDVIISKNNSVVKKAIEDVFGSYNISQFEIKEIIKRIYDKEECSFDNSLFYKEVAKLIFKKDEFEPTVPEIDVNKNIQNQKIKKLNEMETIEPEEYLLALISSKDPKTKELNKTQNEIIEILQNKYKLRNGVINCLFDFVFLKNKGNIVANYIYKIASTMSENGFKTASETFEYLKVAHQKSKSNIKSNKVVNIDLGRRWNEALNKDTYKIKVEEDFTFDQNDWGDL, encoded by the coding sequence ATGAATGATTTCAATTACAGAGTTATTCTAAAAAACATAGTTGACAGTTCAAACAACAAAATAATCACCTACCTTTACCAACCTATTATGGGATCTAAGGCGGTGTCGCTATACTATACATTAATAAACGAATCATACATTTTAAATGATTTTAAGAAAATTACTTTATCAGATGCTAGATTATCAAAAATTACTGGAATTAGTAAAACAACACTAGCAAAATATTTTAAAAAGTTAGAAGCTTTAGGTCTTTTAAGAACTTTGGAAAACAAAGAAAAAAATACAATAATATTCAATGTATATTCACCATTAGAACCCGCTGAATTCTTTGAAAATAAAGTATTTAATAATGCTTTATTAAATAAATTAAAAAAGGATGACTATGAACTGGTAAGATTCACTTTCAGAGATGAAGGTGAATTAAGCCTTGAAAGTGGTTATAAAGACACTTCATCTAAATTTGCAGATGTATTTGGTGAAATTGAAAATATTAAAGTAGAAGAAACAACAATGATTAAAGCAAAACCGAAGAGAACAAACGCTTTATTAAAAGGTTTGGACTATATACAACTAATTGAATCTTTAGAAACTGAAGATGTAATTATAAGCAAAAACAACTCAGTAGTTAAAAAAGCTATTGAAGATGTTTTTGGTTCATACAATATAAGTCAATTTGAAATAAAGGAAATAATAAAAAGAATATATGACAAAGAAGAATGTTCTTTTGACAACTCATTGTTCTACAAAGAAGTTGCCAAACTTATCTTTAAAAAGGATGAATTTGAACCAACAGTTCCTGAAATAGATGTAAACAAAAACATTCAAAACCAAAAGATTAAAAAACTTAATGAAATGGAAACAATTGAACCTGAAGAATATCTATTGGCTTTAATTTCTTCAAAAGACCCTAAAACAAAAGAATTAAATAAAACCCAAAACGAAATTATTGAAATTCTCCAAAATAAATATAAGTTAAGAAATGGTGTAATAAATTGCTTATTTGATTTTGTTTTCTTAAAAAACAAAGGAAATATAGTTGCCAACTATATTTATAAAATAGCTTCGACAATGTCTGAAAACGGATTTAAAACAGCATCTGAGACATTTGAATATTTAAAAGTTGCTCACCAAAAGTCTAAATCAAATATTAAATCAAACAAAGTAGTGAACATAGATTTGGGTAGAAGATGAAATGAAGCTTTAAACAAAGATACATATAAAATTAAAGTTGAAGAAGACTTCACTTTTGATCAAAATGATTGAGGTGACTTATAG
- the mutM gene encoding DNA-formamidopyrimidine glycosylase, which translates to MPELPEVETVIRILNKKVKGLTIRKATITYPNLIKTDISIPEFEKELEGRKIDNISRIAKHIIFELQELVLISHLRMEGKWFVYEAGTQYEQKHVEAVFELSDNKLLVYTDTRKFGTLHLQEKSKFRTQKPIQNVGPEPFDSSLNGQYLMDIMSGSNKHIKTVLLDQTKISGIGNIYADEILFEAKIHPEKRASSLKLRNYEDILNASKRILKRSIELGGSTIDSYQPEQGIDGKYQNELKVHLRKDKPCFECGRIIQKIKVNGRGTYFCGECQN; encoded by the coding sequence ATGCCAGAATTACCAGAAGTTGAAACCGTTATTAGGATTCTAAATAAAAAAGTTAAGGGCTTAACAATAAGAAAAGCAACAATAACTTACCCCAATTTAATAAAAACCGATATTTCTATTCCTGAATTCGAAAAAGAACTGGAAGGTAGAAAAATTGACAATATATCAAGAATAGCAAAACATATAATTTTCGAACTTCAAGAACTTGTTTTAATAAGTCACTTAAGAATGGAAGGAAAATGATTTGTTTATGAAGCCGGAACACAATATGAACAAAAACACGTAGAAGCTGTATTTGAATTAAGTGACAATAAATTACTTGTTTATACAGACACAAGGAAATTTGGTACTTTACACCTTCAAGAAAAATCTAAATTTAGAACACAAAAACCAATACAAAATGTTGGCCCAGAACCCTTTGATAGCAGTTTAAACGGACAATATCTTATGGATATAATGTCTGGTTCAAACAAGCACATTAAGACTGTCCTGCTAGACCAGACAAAAATATCTGGAATAGGTAATATTTATGCGGATGAAATTCTATTTGAAGCCAAGATTCACCCAGAAAAAAGAGCAAGCAGTTTAAAATTGAGAAATTATGAAGATATTTTAAACGCATCCAAAAGAATTCTAAAGAGATCTATAGAACTTGGTGGATCTACAATAGATAGTTATCAACCAGAACAAGGTATTGATGGAAAATATCAAAATGAACTAAAAGTTCATTTAAGAAAAGATAAACCTTGTTTTGAATGTGGAAGAATTATTCAAAAGATAAAGGTTAACGGAAGAGGGACATACTTCTGTGGAGAATGTCAAAATTAG